The following proteins are co-located in the Spirosoma montaniterrae genome:
- a CDS encoding alpha/beta hydrolase: MSNPLRLNLFTPVHDDRPVFVAGNFNDWHPADERFRLRQTGPGEYEFEFPTDILLPDILDYKYTKGGWDHVELSSTAETPPNRTISAEPHREPDIVPHWRWFGQPFNPDFLPKLVAEEFHIPQLHTDRHVNVLLPYDYDASPEKRYPVLYMNDGQNLIGEGSGYGSWHVEEKMAILASRRRHDIIIVTINHGEAERIREFTVDKTRMAGRGRGREYLKFICDTLKPALDANLRTLSDAENTGIGGSSMGGLISVYAGLMHPNVFGRLMVFSPSLWISPKIYFDAIKFKAPVPMRVFAYGGAAESKYMVPNLERFKESLVRQEYGGNPIDVYLSVYPEGTHEERHWSREFPRAVEWLFYGEHV; encoded by the coding sequence ATGTCAAATCCATTACGATTAAACCTGTTTACGCCCGTTCATGACGACCGCCCGGTGTTTGTGGCGGGCAATTTTAACGACTGGCACCCCGCCGACGAGCGGTTCAGACTCCGCCAAACCGGGCCGGGCGAATACGAATTCGAGTTTCCGACTGACATTCTGCTTCCCGACATCCTCGACTACAAATACACTAAAGGCGGCTGGGACCACGTTGAACTCAGCTCGACCGCCGAGACGCCCCCCAACCGCACCATCAGCGCGGAGCCGCACCGAGAACCCGACATTGTGCCGCACTGGCGTTGGTTCGGACAACCGTTCAATCCCGATTTTCTGCCCAAGTTGGTGGCCGAGGAATTTCATATACCGCAGTTGCACACCGACCGCCACGTGAATGTACTGCTGCCGTATGACTACGATGCCAGTCCCGAAAAGCGTTATCCGGTGCTATACATGAACGATGGGCAAAACCTGATTGGCGAAGGTTCGGGCTACGGAAGCTGGCACGTCGAAGAAAAAATGGCGATTCTGGCAAGCCGCCGACGGCACGACATTATTATCGTAACTATAAATCACGGAGAGGCCGAACGCATCCGCGAATTTACGGTCGATAAAACCCGGATGGCCGGGCGCGGGCGGGGGCGCGAATACCTGAAATTCATTTGCGACACGCTCAAGCCAGCCCTCGACGCCAATCTGCGAACGCTGTCCGACGCCGAAAACACTGGTATCGGCGGCAGTTCGATGGGCGGGCTAATCAGCGTCTATGCCGGGCTGATGCACCCCAACGTATTTGGGCGGCTGATGGTATTTTCGCCATCGCTCTGGATTTCGCCCAAGATTTACTTCGACGCCATCAAGTTTAAAGCTCCTGTGCCGATGCGCGTCTTTGCCTACGGCGGAGCAGCCGAATCGAAATACATGGTTCCCAATCTTGAGCGGTTTAAAGAATCGCTGGTGAGGCAGGAATATGGCGGTAATCCTATCGACGTATATTTGTCGGTTTATCCGGAAGGCACCCACGAAGAACGCCACTGGAGCCGCGAGTTTCCGCGTGCTGTTGAGTGGCTTTTCTATGGAGAGCATGTTTAA
- a CDS encoding AAA family ATPase, which produces MNPRVWFKSISLENVRSFGTKQTIYFTENGKPDGKTARWNVILGDNGTGKTTVLKGLCMATGNYWNDSDALFFRRFSRESPQIECVADKDGGEVKLDKFWISYGAMRNGEYVHSANYSAGHKVKADLLLTAYGAARAATSLSPSLSQQQNNVQNLFIDGSPLLNPEQWLLNAELAAKQSDDKQNYYDRVKKSLEKLFEGEVIGIESKTNYYSTNVYFKTHYGEVRLHELSLGYKTLIAWMVDFAKGLFDRYPDSEDPLAEPAVCLVDEIDLHLHPKFQRTIIQFLTETFPNTQFIVTAHSPLIVQSAEDANIILLKREGDETRVVQGMEVHSWRIDQILSSDLFGGISTRPPETETKMQRRRALLLKDGRTEEEDKELAQLEEELGMLTASESEEALKALQLINKALPH; this is translated from the coding sequence ATGAATCCCCGCGTCTGGTTCAAAAGCATTTCGCTCGAAAACGTCCGCTCGTTCGGTACGAAGCAGACCATCTATTTCACCGAAAACGGCAAGCCCGATGGGAAAACCGCCCGCTGGAACGTGATTCTGGGCGATAACGGCACGGGGAAAACGACGGTGTTGAAGGGGTTGTGCATGGCTACGGGCAATTATTGGAACGATTCAGATGCGTTGTTTTTCCGGCGGTTCTCTCGCGAAAGCCCGCAAATAGAATGTGTTGCCGATAAAGATGGCGGTGAGGTAAAACTTGATAAATTTTGGATTAGTTATGGTGCGATGAGAAATGGTGAGTATGTCCATTCTGCTAATTACTCAGCCGGTCATAAGGTGAAAGCTGACCTTTTATTAACCGCATACGGAGCCGCCCGAGCTGCAACATCGCTCTCTCCATCACTGTCACAACAGCAAAACAATGTTCAGAACCTTTTTATAGATGGGAGTCCTTTATTGAATCCTGAGCAGTGGCTACTAAACGCTGAATTGGCTGCTAAACAGAGTGATGATAAGCAAAACTATTATGACCGTGTTAAAAAATCGCTGGAAAAATTATTTGAGGGGGAAGTTATAGGTATAGAATCTAAAACTAACTATTACAGCACAAATGTATATTTCAAAACTCACTACGGAGAAGTTCGCCTTCACGAACTAAGCCTCGGCTACAAAACGCTTATCGCATGGATGGTCGATTTTGCTAAAGGCTTGTTCGACCGCTACCCCGACAGCGAAGACCCGCTGGCCGAACCTGCCGTTTGTTTGGTCGATGAAATTGATTTGCATTTGCATCCGAAGTTTCAGCGCACCATTATTCAGTTTTTGACCGAGACATTTCCAAACACGCAGTTCATTGTTACGGCGCATAGCCCGCTGATTGTGCAATCAGCAGAAGACGCCAATATTATTTTGCTGAAACGCGAAGGCGACGAAACCCGCGTGGTGCAGGGAATGGAAGTGCATAGCTGGCGGATCGATCAGATTTTAAGTAGTGATTTGTTTGGCGGAATCAGTACCCGCCCGCCCGAAACCGAAACAAAAATGCAACGTCGGCGGGCGTTGCTGCTCAAAGACGGGCGTACCGAAGAGGAAGACAAAGAATTGGCCCAACTGGAAGAAGAATTGGGTATGCTGACGGCTTCGGAATCGGAAGAAGCTTTAAAAGCATTGCAACTGATTAATAAAGCTTTGCCCCATTAA